Part of the Methanomassiliicoccales archaeon genome, ATAACATAAAATTTGTCTGTGTCCTATAATCCAAGGTTTTCTCCATCGGTAGCATTTATAGTTGGTCAATCATTCGGATAACGACGGGTAGATTTAAGATGGTAAAGAAAAGGCCAGTGAGGGACATCGCATTAAGAGAGAAAATGAGCATAGATGAATTGGTTCTGCAAATGAAGGAGTCAGGAGGTTTCACCGGTCGCAAACTGGCTGAGGCAGTGGATATAATAGAGCGTATGATGCGGCGAGATTGTGTGAAATTCCTATCATTTCCTGCTTGTATTATGGCCACTGGAACTAGAGGAGTTCTAGTTGAAATGGCTAAGCGCAGAATGGTGGATGCTATTATCACTACATGCGGAACATTGGATCATGATATCGCACGGGTATGGAAAAAATACTATCATGGTGATTTCAACATGAATGATGCGCTTCTTCATCAAAGAGGCGTCAACAGATTGGGTAACGTTCTGGTGCCTAATGAATCATATGGGATTATTTTAGAGAAGAAGCTTGGCCTGTTCTTCCAAGATATTTTGAAAGGAAAAGACTCGATATCTACAAGAGAACTGATCGATGAAGTAGGCAAGCGATTGGAAAACAAAGGTTCTTTGTTATA contains:
- a CDS encoding deoxyhypusine synthase, whose translation is MVKKRPVRDIALREKMSIDELVLQMKESGGFTGRKLAEAVDIIERMMRRDCVKFLSFPACIMATGTRGVLVEMAKRRMVDAIITTCGTLDHDIARVWKKYYHGDFNMNDALLHQRGVNRLGNVLVPNESYGIILEKKLGLFFQDILKGKDSISTRELIDEVGKRLENKGSLLYWCHRNQIPIYVPGITDGSFGSQLWMYWQTHRKLRIDLFSDEQELSDLTFNAKQTGAIIIGGGISKHHTIWWNQFRGGLDYAVYLTTAVEYDGSLSGAQVREAVSWGKVKEDADQVTVEGDATITLPIIIASILERLGESR